From Cyclopterus lumpus isolate fCycLum1 chromosome 4, fCycLum1.pri, whole genome shotgun sequence, a single genomic window includes:
- the si:ch73-63e15.2 gene encoding protein strawberry notch homolog 2 isoform X1 — protein sequence MPTLPSALAMDGENYLHPEGPQLDSSLFSVASSNMESSIYASSDSWGSYSQPAGYSIHCPMQSGNQQYHVNSSTTTTTPDVHMDMYSGFPDVDFSSLNLPRNGDFPQDLSCIDDLSTNSLFSSPADSLSEYADAQPFISPDNLNTVPTLWDVNTSTTATTTTNTPAQSQLELNGTSRFHGLASLDDITAIISTPPLGGFQPQRTQTPTEEEEDAEEEETEELGHVDTYAEYRPSKSTIGISHPDIVVETNTLSSVPPPDITYTLSIPEPTVNCGLLSALQLEAIIYACQQHEVILQNNQRAGFLIGDGAGVGKGRTVAGIILENYLKGRKKALWFSISNDLKFDAERDLKDIDALNIPVHALNKIKYGDTATSEGVLFATYSALIGESQAGGQHRTRIKQILDWCKPDFDGVIIFDECHKAKNATSTKMGKAVLDLQNKLPRARVVYASATGASEPKNMIYMSRLGIWGEGTPFRAFEDFLHAIEKRGVGAMEIVAMDMKVSGMYIARQLSFSGVSFRVEEIGLDSDFKLVYNKAAKLWAEALQVFMRAADELGLVSRKSLWGQFWSSHQRFFKYLCIAAKVRCLVELARKELLAGKCIVIGLQSTGESRTREVLDENDGQLDRFVSAAEGVFQSLVTKHFPSEKQRREKAPGNKRKRKPRGRQHKVPKHTVDSGGVINISDDSSSDSDGMDTDSNSSPDSLLDNDDVIFVNHTSCQTARIEEMKQGLLNKISVLGKELPLNTLDELIDKFGGPDKVSEMTGRKGRVVRRPDGSVRYESRAEQNLTIDHINIKEKDRFMGAEKFVAIISEAASSGISLQADKRVKNQRRRVHMTLELPWSADRAIQQFGRTHRSNQVTAPEYIFLISELAGERRFASIVAKRLESLGALTHGDRRATESRDLSKYNFENKYGTKALDKITKAILGHIENKVPPPKGYPVGEALFFRDMKIGMMDVGIFCRESRFGISTEKDCSITKFLNRILGLEVHKQNYLFQYFTDNFDYLIEKDKKEGKYDMGILDLAPGNDEIYEEKQETFLTVGNPQDGQVVLYKISVDRGMPWGEAYNRSLKLSGPDEGFYLSLKLRGNHPCVLLAEQGRGKNLIVYKPNIGKQTHPESLDNLQLRYRKVTSEEARDSWENQFTFSFKKCSHANWNGKCKKIEEGQECLQGMRLRQYHMLCGALLRVWKRVSDVVSDLTSSSILQIVRLKTKHHNKQVGIKIPENCVARVREELLQMDDEVKRRRKEREQQALDQRLEKERARKMEQDNKHLLANLFNQKPMLNQSLNQSLAQSQVLKQKLNQNPLQRTQAGSMTQLQRLQAQNQSALQQNLPLLSLQRNPGRTQQRTHNSWPNNSAAANNQGSGVSNTVGVRSNAVGVRSNAVGVRSNFSQFYPQSFASPFSQLKSPSLPLRPSALSPGVSSKDPLDEILDLTVGSPSPSPDSTEAGLTLDGMAGHSAAFGEDFNLESLMSQAAPNAQHAALIQQPLLLQQRLQAAPQQNHNLLANSHHQDLLDLLDLPLSTQMPTQKASPSSSTSSCSSSTSSASNNLLPHAPAAAGLLPPSGLIPTPSSSSSLFSSPSSSSSLFSNSSPCFSSNYLLSQSDSLPLPNGHSGGGGALDVREALNSMLQGPDRSSVIQYRLQD from the exons gACCTGTCCTGCATCGATGACCTCTCCACGAACTCTCTGTTCTCCTCTCCGGCCGACTCGCTGTCGGAGTACGCCGACGCGCAGCCCTTCATCAGCCCGGACAACCTGAACACGGTGCCCACCCTCTGGGACGTCAACACTagcaccaccgccaccaccaccaccaacacaccAGCACAGAGCCAGCTAGAG CTGAATGGCACCAGCAGGTTTCATGGCTTGGCCAGTTTGGATGATATAACTGCTATTATCAGCACGCCACCTTTAGGAGGATTCCAg CCTCAGAGAACCCAGACGCCCaccgaggaggaagaggatgccgaagaagaggagacagaggaactgggacatgtagacacatatgccGAGTACAGACCTTCCAAAT CCACTATAGGAATTTCTCATCCTGACATAGTGGTGGAGACCAACACGCTATCCAGTGTCCCTCCTCCTGACATCACATACACCCTGTCCATCCCTGAGCCGACGGTCAACTGTGGCCTGCTGTCCGCTCTGCAGCTGGAGGCCATCATCTACGCCtgccag CAACACGAGGTCATCCTTCAGAACAACCAGAGGGCCGGCTTCCTGATCGGAGACGGGGCGGGGGTCGGGAAGGGTCGCACGGTGGCAGGGATCATACTGGAGAACTACCTTAAGGGAAGGAAGAAAGCACTGTG GTTCAGCATATCCAATGACCTGAAATTTGATGCAGAGAGAGATCTCAAAGACATAGATGCACTGAATATCCCCGTGCATGCCTTAAACAAG ATTAAGTATGGAGACACAGCTACCTCAGAAGGAGTCCTGTTCGCGACTTACTCTGCGCTGATTGGAGAGAGCCAGGCGGGAGGGCAGCACCGGACCAGAATCAAACAGATCCTGGACTGGTGCAAGCCGGACTTCGACGGAGTT ATTATTTTTGACGAATGCCACAAAGCCAAGAATGCCACTTCTACAAAGATGGGCAAGGCCGTGCTCGACCTGCAAAACAAGCTGCCGCGGGCCAGAGTGGTGTACGCCAGTGCCACAG gTGCCTCTGAGCCAAAGAACATGATCTACATGAGCCGCCTGGGAATCTGGGGTGAGGGCACGCCCTTCCGGGCCTTTGAAGACTTCCTGCACGCCATCGAGAAGAG GGGCGTCGGCGCCATGGAGATTGTCGCCATGGACATGAAGGTGAGCGGCATGTACATCGCCCGGCAGCTGAGCTTCTCGGGGGTGTCGTTCCGCGTCGAGGAGATCGGACTGGACAGCGACTTCAAACTGGTCTATAACAAAGCCGCCAAGCTG TGGGCGGAGGCGTTGCAGGTGTTCATGCGCGCGGCCGACGAGCTGGGCCTGGTGAGCAGGAAGTCTCTGTGGGGGCAGTTCTGGTCGTCCCACCAGCGCTTCTTCAAATACCTCTGCATCGCCGCCAAGGTCCGCTGCCTGGTGGAGCTGGCCCGGAAAGAGCTGCTGGCCGGAAAG TGCATCGTCATCGGGCTGCAGTCCACCGGAGAGTCCCGGACCAGAGAAGTCCTGGACGAGAACGACGGGCAGCTCGACAGATTTGTCTCTGCGGCAGA GGGCGTATTCCAGTCTCTCGTAACGAAGCATTTCCCttcagagaaacagaggagagagaaagctcCGGGGAATAAGAGAAAAC GGAAGCCTCGAGGTCGCCAGCACAAGGTCCCGAAGCACACCGTGGACAGCGGCGGCGTGATCAACATCAGCGATGACAGCAGCAGTGACTCGGACGGCATGGACACGGACTCCAACTCCTCACCGGACTCCCTGCTAGACAACGACGACGTCATCTTTGTCAACCACACGAGCTGCCAGACCG CCAGGATAGAGGAGATGAAGCAGGGCCTCCTCAACAAGATATCCGTGCTGGGAAAAGAACTACCTCTCAATACCTTGGACGAGCTCATCGATAAGTTCGGAGGACCGGATAAAGTCTCGGAG ATGACCGGTCGCAAGGGTCGCGTGGTGCGGCGCCCCGATGGCAGCGTTCGTTACGAGTCCCGGGCCGAGCAGAACCTCACCATCGACCACATAAACATCAAGGAGAAAGACCGCTTCATGGGCGCAGAGAAG TTCGTGGCCATCATCTCGGAGGCGGCCAGCTCCGGGATTTCCCTGCAGGCGGACAAGCGAGTGAAAAACCAGCGGCGCCGGGTCCACATGACCTTGGAGCTGCCTTGGAGCGCAGACAGGGCCATTCAGCAATTTG GTCGCACCCATCGGTCCAATCAGGTGACGGCCCCAGAGTACATCTTCCTCATCTCAGAGTTGGCCGGGGAGAGACGTTTCGCCTCCATTGTGGCTAAAAGACTAGAGAGTCTG GGAGCGTTAACCCACGGAGACCGAAGAGCCACGGAGTCCAGAGACCTGAGCAAGTACAACTTTGAGAACAAG TACGGCACCAAGGCTCTGGATAAGATCACCAAAGCCATCCTCGGCCACATAGAGAACAAGGTGCCCCCACCCAAAGGCTACCCTGTGGGCGAAGCCCTGTTCTTCAGag ACATGAAAATTGGAATGATGGACGTGGGCATCTTTTGCAGGGAGTCGCGCTTCGGGATCAGCACTGAGAAAG ACTGCAGCATCACCAAGTTCTTAAACCGCATCCTGGGCCTGGAGGTCCACAAGCAGAACTACCTGTTCCAGTACTTCACGGACAACTTCGACTACCTGATCGAGAAGGACAAGAAGGAGGGCAAATATGACATGGGAATCCTAG ATCTCGCCCCGGGCAACGATGAGATCTatgaggagaagcaggagaccTTCCTGACAGTTGGAAATCCTCAGGACGGACAGGTTGTTCTCTATAAG ATCAGCGTGGACCGAGGCATGCCCTGGGGGGAGGCCTACAACAGGTCCCTGAAGCTCAGCGGCCCCGATGAGGGGTTCTACCTGTCCCTGAAG CTGCGAGGGAACCACCCGTGCGTGCTGCTGGCGGAGCAAGGACGAGGCAAGAACCTCATCGTCTACAAGCCCAACATCGGCAAGCAGACGCACCCGGAGAGCCTGGACAACCTGCAGCTGCGCTACCGAAAG GTGACTTCAGAGGAAGCCAGGGACAGCTGGGAGAACCAGTTCACCTTCTCCTTCAAGAAGTGCAGCCACGCCAACTG GAACGGGAAGTGTAAGAAAATCGAGGAAGGTCAGGAGTGTCTGCAGGGCATGCGCCTCCGTCAGTACCACATGCTGTGTGGCGCTCTGCTGCGGGTGTGGAAGCGTGTCTCCGACGTGGTGTCTGACCTCACCAGCTCCAGCATCCTGCAGATCGTCCGCCTTAAAACCAAACACCACAACAAGCAAGTCG gtATCAAGATCCCCGAGAACTGCGTGGCCCGCGTGCGCGAGGAGCTCCTCCAAATGGACGACGAGGTGAAGCGCAGGCGCaaggagagggagcagcaggCCCTGGATCAGCGGCTGGAGAAGGAGCGGGCGCGCAAAATGGAGCAGGACAACAAGCACCTGCTGGCCAACCTGTTCAACCAGAAGCCGATGCTCAACCAGTCGCTCAACCAGTCGCTCGCCCAGAGCCAGGTCCTCAAACAGAAGCTGAACCAAAACCCTCTGCAAAGGACGCAAGCTGGGAGCATGACGCAGCTGCAGAGGCTGCAGGCCCAAAACCAGTCTGCTCTCCAGCAGAACTTACCCCTGTTGTCCTTGCAGAGAAACCCCGGTCGAACGCAGCAAAGGACCCACAACAGCTGGCCCAACAACTCCGCCGCCGCCAACAACCAGGGCTCCGGCGTCTCCAACACGGTCGGCGTCCGCTCCAACGCGGTCGGCGTCCGCTCCAACGCGGTCGGCGTCCGCTCCAACTTCTCCCAGTTCTACCCCCAGTCCTTCGCCTCCCCTTTCTCGCAGCTGAAGAGCCCGTCGCTTCCGCTGCGCCCGTCCGCGCTGTCTCCCGGCGTGTCTTCCAAGGATCCCCTGGACGAGATCCTGGACCTGACCGTGGGCTCGCCGTCCCCCTCGCCGGACAGCACGGAGGCGGGGCTGACGCTGGACGGCATGGCGGGACACTCCGCGGCGTTCGGGGAGGACTTTAACCTGGAGTCTCTGATGTCTCAGGCGGCGCCCAACGCCCAGCACGCCGCGCTGATCCAGCAGCctctcctgctgcagcagcgTCTGCAGGCGGCGCCGCAGCAGAACCACAACCTGCTGGCCAACAGCCACCACCAAGACTTGTTAGATCTATTGGACCTGCCCCTGTCCACCCAGATGCCCACGCAGAAAGCCAGCCCGTCGTCCTCTACCTCgtcctgctcttcctccacgtcctccGCCTCGAACAACCTGCTCCCGCACGcccccgccgccgccggccTCCTGCCGCCGTCCGGCCTCATCCCGACgccgtcgtcctcctcctccctcttctccagcccgtcctcgtcctcctccctgttctccaACTCTTCCCCCTGCTTCTCTTCCAACTATCTCCTCTCCCAGTCGGACTCGCTACCTTTGCCCAACGGCCActccggcggcggcggcgccctGGACGTCCGCGAGGCCCTGAACAGCATGCTGCAGGGACCGGACCGCTCGTCCGTCATTCAGTACCGGCTACAGGACTAA
- the si:ch73-63e15.2 gene encoding protein strawberry notch homolog 2 isoform X3, giving the protein MTNDGLPRLPRRLPDLSCIDDLSTNSLFSSPADSLSEYADAQPFISPDNLNTVPTLWDVNTSTTATTTTNTPAQSQLELNGTSRFHGLASLDDITAIISTPPLGGFQPQRTQTPTEEEEDAEEEETEELGHVDTYAEYRPSKSTIGISHPDIVVETNTLSSVPPPDITYTLSIPEPTVNCGLLSALQLEAIIYACQQHEVILQNNQRAGFLIGDGAGVGKGRTVAGIILENYLKGRKKALWFSISNDLKFDAERDLKDIDALNIPVHALNKIKYGDTATSEGVLFATYSALIGESQAGGQHRTRIKQILDWCKPDFDGVIIFDECHKAKNATSTKMGKAVLDLQNKLPRARVVYASATGASEPKNMIYMSRLGIWGEGTPFRAFEDFLHAIEKRGVGAMEIVAMDMKVSGMYIARQLSFSGVSFRVEEIGLDSDFKLVYNKAAKLWAEALQVFMRAADELGLVSRKSLWGQFWSSHQRFFKYLCIAAKVRCLVELARKELLAGKCIVIGLQSTGESRTREVLDENDGQLDRFVSAAEGVFQSLVTKHFPSEKQRREKAPGNKRKRKPRGRQHKVPKHTVDSGGVINISDDSSSDSDGMDTDSNSSPDSLLDNDDVIFVNHTSCQTARIEEMKQGLLNKISVLGKELPLNTLDELIDKFGGPDKVSEMTGRKGRVVRRPDGSVRYESRAEQNLTIDHINIKEKDRFMGAEKFVAIISEAASSGISLQADKRVKNQRRRVHMTLELPWSADRAIQQFGRTHRSNQVTAPEYIFLISELAGERRFASIVAKRLESLGALTHGDRRATESRDLSKYNFENKYGTKALDKITKAILGHIENKVPPPKGYPVGEALFFRDMKIGMMDVGIFCRESRFGISTEKDCSITKFLNRILGLEVHKQNYLFQYFTDNFDYLIEKDKKEGKYDMGILDLAPGNDEIYEEKQETFLTVGNPQDGQVVLYKISVDRGMPWGEAYNRSLKLSGPDEGFYLSLKLRGNHPCVLLAEQGRGKNLIVYKPNIGKQTHPESLDNLQLRYRKVTSEEARDSWENQFTFSFKKCSHANWNGKCKKIEEGQECLQGMRLRQYHMLCGALLRVWKRVSDVVSDLTSSSILQIVRLKTKHHNKQVGIKIPENCVARVREELLQMDDEVKRRRKEREQQALDQRLEKERARKMEQDNKHLLANLFNQKPMLNQSLNQSLAQSQVLKQKLNQNPLQRTQAGSMTQLQRLQAQNQSALQQNLPLLSLQRNPGRTQQRTHNSWPNNSAAANNQGSGVSNTVGVRSNAVGVRSNAVGVRSNFSQFYPQSFASPFSQLKSPSLPLRPSALSPGVSSKDPLDEILDLTVGSPSPSPDSTEAGLTLDGMAGHSAAFGEDFNLESLMSQAAPNAQHAALIQQPLLLQQRLQAAPQQNHNLLANSHHQDLLDLLDLPLSTQMPTQKASPSSSTSSCSSSTSSASNNLLPHAPAAAGLLPPSGLIPTPSSSSSLFSSPSSSSSLFSNSSPCFSSNYLLSQSDSLPLPNGHSGGGGALDVREALNSMLQGPDRSSVIQYRLQD; this is encoded by the exons gACCTGTCCTGCATCGATGACCTCTCCACGAACTCTCTGTTCTCCTCTCCGGCCGACTCGCTGTCGGAGTACGCCGACGCGCAGCCCTTCATCAGCCCGGACAACCTGAACACGGTGCCCACCCTCTGGGACGTCAACACTagcaccaccgccaccaccaccaccaacacaccAGCACAGAGCCAGCTAGAG CTGAATGGCACCAGCAGGTTTCATGGCTTGGCCAGTTTGGATGATATAACTGCTATTATCAGCACGCCACCTTTAGGAGGATTCCAg CCTCAGAGAACCCAGACGCCCaccgaggaggaagaggatgccgaagaagaggagacagaggaactgggacatgtagacacatatgccGAGTACAGACCTTCCAAAT CCACTATAGGAATTTCTCATCCTGACATAGTGGTGGAGACCAACACGCTATCCAGTGTCCCTCCTCCTGACATCACATACACCCTGTCCATCCCTGAGCCGACGGTCAACTGTGGCCTGCTGTCCGCTCTGCAGCTGGAGGCCATCATCTACGCCtgccag CAACACGAGGTCATCCTTCAGAACAACCAGAGGGCCGGCTTCCTGATCGGAGACGGGGCGGGGGTCGGGAAGGGTCGCACGGTGGCAGGGATCATACTGGAGAACTACCTTAAGGGAAGGAAGAAAGCACTGTG GTTCAGCATATCCAATGACCTGAAATTTGATGCAGAGAGAGATCTCAAAGACATAGATGCACTGAATATCCCCGTGCATGCCTTAAACAAG ATTAAGTATGGAGACACAGCTACCTCAGAAGGAGTCCTGTTCGCGACTTACTCTGCGCTGATTGGAGAGAGCCAGGCGGGAGGGCAGCACCGGACCAGAATCAAACAGATCCTGGACTGGTGCAAGCCGGACTTCGACGGAGTT ATTATTTTTGACGAATGCCACAAAGCCAAGAATGCCACTTCTACAAAGATGGGCAAGGCCGTGCTCGACCTGCAAAACAAGCTGCCGCGGGCCAGAGTGGTGTACGCCAGTGCCACAG gTGCCTCTGAGCCAAAGAACATGATCTACATGAGCCGCCTGGGAATCTGGGGTGAGGGCACGCCCTTCCGGGCCTTTGAAGACTTCCTGCACGCCATCGAGAAGAG GGGCGTCGGCGCCATGGAGATTGTCGCCATGGACATGAAGGTGAGCGGCATGTACATCGCCCGGCAGCTGAGCTTCTCGGGGGTGTCGTTCCGCGTCGAGGAGATCGGACTGGACAGCGACTTCAAACTGGTCTATAACAAAGCCGCCAAGCTG TGGGCGGAGGCGTTGCAGGTGTTCATGCGCGCGGCCGACGAGCTGGGCCTGGTGAGCAGGAAGTCTCTGTGGGGGCAGTTCTGGTCGTCCCACCAGCGCTTCTTCAAATACCTCTGCATCGCCGCCAAGGTCCGCTGCCTGGTGGAGCTGGCCCGGAAAGAGCTGCTGGCCGGAAAG TGCATCGTCATCGGGCTGCAGTCCACCGGAGAGTCCCGGACCAGAGAAGTCCTGGACGAGAACGACGGGCAGCTCGACAGATTTGTCTCTGCGGCAGA GGGCGTATTCCAGTCTCTCGTAACGAAGCATTTCCCttcagagaaacagaggagagagaaagctcCGGGGAATAAGAGAAAAC GGAAGCCTCGAGGTCGCCAGCACAAGGTCCCGAAGCACACCGTGGACAGCGGCGGCGTGATCAACATCAGCGATGACAGCAGCAGTGACTCGGACGGCATGGACACGGACTCCAACTCCTCACCGGACTCCCTGCTAGACAACGACGACGTCATCTTTGTCAACCACACGAGCTGCCAGACCG CCAGGATAGAGGAGATGAAGCAGGGCCTCCTCAACAAGATATCCGTGCTGGGAAAAGAACTACCTCTCAATACCTTGGACGAGCTCATCGATAAGTTCGGAGGACCGGATAAAGTCTCGGAG ATGACCGGTCGCAAGGGTCGCGTGGTGCGGCGCCCCGATGGCAGCGTTCGTTACGAGTCCCGGGCCGAGCAGAACCTCACCATCGACCACATAAACATCAAGGAGAAAGACCGCTTCATGGGCGCAGAGAAG TTCGTGGCCATCATCTCGGAGGCGGCCAGCTCCGGGATTTCCCTGCAGGCGGACAAGCGAGTGAAAAACCAGCGGCGCCGGGTCCACATGACCTTGGAGCTGCCTTGGAGCGCAGACAGGGCCATTCAGCAATTTG GTCGCACCCATCGGTCCAATCAGGTGACGGCCCCAGAGTACATCTTCCTCATCTCAGAGTTGGCCGGGGAGAGACGTTTCGCCTCCATTGTGGCTAAAAGACTAGAGAGTCTG GGAGCGTTAACCCACGGAGACCGAAGAGCCACGGAGTCCAGAGACCTGAGCAAGTACAACTTTGAGAACAAG TACGGCACCAAGGCTCTGGATAAGATCACCAAAGCCATCCTCGGCCACATAGAGAACAAGGTGCCCCCACCCAAAGGCTACCCTGTGGGCGAAGCCCTGTTCTTCAGag ACATGAAAATTGGAATGATGGACGTGGGCATCTTTTGCAGGGAGTCGCGCTTCGGGATCAGCACTGAGAAAG ACTGCAGCATCACCAAGTTCTTAAACCGCATCCTGGGCCTGGAGGTCCACAAGCAGAACTACCTGTTCCAGTACTTCACGGACAACTTCGACTACCTGATCGAGAAGGACAAGAAGGAGGGCAAATATGACATGGGAATCCTAG ATCTCGCCCCGGGCAACGATGAGATCTatgaggagaagcaggagaccTTCCTGACAGTTGGAAATCCTCAGGACGGACAGGTTGTTCTCTATAAG ATCAGCGTGGACCGAGGCATGCCCTGGGGGGAGGCCTACAACAGGTCCCTGAAGCTCAGCGGCCCCGATGAGGGGTTCTACCTGTCCCTGAAG CTGCGAGGGAACCACCCGTGCGTGCTGCTGGCGGAGCAAGGACGAGGCAAGAACCTCATCGTCTACAAGCCCAACATCGGCAAGCAGACGCACCCGGAGAGCCTGGACAACCTGCAGCTGCGCTACCGAAAG GTGACTTCAGAGGAAGCCAGGGACAGCTGGGAGAACCAGTTCACCTTCTCCTTCAAGAAGTGCAGCCACGCCAACTG GAACGGGAAGTGTAAGAAAATCGAGGAAGGTCAGGAGTGTCTGCAGGGCATGCGCCTCCGTCAGTACCACATGCTGTGTGGCGCTCTGCTGCGGGTGTGGAAGCGTGTCTCCGACGTGGTGTCTGACCTCACCAGCTCCAGCATCCTGCAGATCGTCCGCCTTAAAACCAAACACCACAACAAGCAAGTCG gtATCAAGATCCCCGAGAACTGCGTGGCCCGCGTGCGCGAGGAGCTCCTCCAAATGGACGACGAGGTGAAGCGCAGGCGCaaggagagggagcagcaggCCCTGGATCAGCGGCTGGAGAAGGAGCGGGCGCGCAAAATGGAGCAGGACAACAAGCACCTGCTGGCCAACCTGTTCAACCAGAAGCCGATGCTCAACCAGTCGCTCAACCAGTCGCTCGCCCAGAGCCAGGTCCTCAAACAGAAGCTGAACCAAAACCCTCTGCAAAGGACGCAAGCTGGGAGCATGACGCAGCTGCAGAGGCTGCAGGCCCAAAACCAGTCTGCTCTCCAGCAGAACTTACCCCTGTTGTCCTTGCAGAGAAACCCCGGTCGAACGCAGCAAAGGACCCACAACAGCTGGCCCAACAACTCCGCCGCCGCCAACAACCAGGGCTCCGGCGTCTCCAACACGGTCGGCGTCCGCTCCAACGCGGTCGGCGTCCGCTCCAACGCGGTCGGCGTCCGCTCCAACTTCTCCCAGTTCTACCCCCAGTCCTTCGCCTCCCCTTTCTCGCAGCTGAAGAGCCCGTCGCTTCCGCTGCGCCCGTCCGCGCTGTCTCCCGGCGTGTCTTCCAAGGATCCCCTGGACGAGATCCTGGACCTGACCGTGGGCTCGCCGTCCCCCTCGCCGGACAGCACGGAGGCGGGGCTGACGCTGGACGGCATGGCGGGACACTCCGCGGCGTTCGGGGAGGACTTTAACCTGGAGTCTCTGATGTCTCAGGCGGCGCCCAACGCCCAGCACGCCGCGCTGATCCAGCAGCctctcctgctgcagcagcgTCTGCAGGCGGCGCCGCAGCAGAACCACAACCTGCTGGCCAACAGCCACCACCAAGACTTGTTAGATCTATTGGACCTGCCCCTGTCCACCCAGATGCCCACGCAGAAAGCCAGCCCGTCGTCCTCTACCTCgtcctgctcttcctccacgtcctccGCCTCGAACAACCTGCTCCCGCACGcccccgccgccgccggccTCCTGCCGCCGTCCGGCCTCATCCCGACgccgtcgtcctcctcctccctcttctccagcccgtcctcgtcctcctccctgttctccaACTCTTCCCCCTGCTTCTCTTCCAACTATCTCCTCTCCCAGTCGGACTCGCTACCTTTGCCCAACGGCCActccggcggcggcggcgccctGGACGTCCGCGAGGCCCTGAACAGCATGCTGCAGGGACCGGACCGCTCGTCCGTCATTCAGTACCGGCTACAGGACTAA